The following proteins are co-located in the Pirellulales bacterium genome:
- a CDS encoding NAD(P)/FAD-dependent oxidoreductase, with protein MEPLPKEVPAIVIGGGPAGSTASTLLAQQGHRVVLFERDRFPRFHIGESLIPETYWVLRRLGMLEKMKQSHFVKKYSVQFVNERGRLSEPFYFVEHKPHECSQTWQVLRSEFDKMMLDNAREHGVSVYEGARVLEVLFEGERAVGVRVQLEDGTEHTLRSQVVIDASGQSSMIMSRLGLREWDAALKKAALWTYWEGAYRDGGRDEGGTIVLRTEGKQGWFWYIPLHNNIVSVGVVAGHQYLFKDRADRDHETIYNEEVARCPGLQPRLAGARRTAPFYAAKEYSYRSRQAAGDGWVLVGDAFGFLDPLYSSGVLLALKSGELAADAVAQGLVKGDTSAAQLGRWEAEFVRGMDRMRRLVCEFYDGFSFGRFVKQYPHLKGHLTDLLIGDLFKDSVDEVNGPMDAVRAEMQLTAAPSSS; from the coding sequence ATGGAGCCACTGCCGAAGGAAGTGCCCGCCATCGTGATTGGCGGCGGACCCGCGGGTTCGACCGCCAGCACTTTGCTGGCCCAGCAAGGGCACCGTGTGGTGCTGTTCGAGCGCGATCGTTTTCCCCGGTTCCACATCGGCGAGTCGCTCATCCCTGAAACGTACTGGGTGCTCCGGCGGCTGGGCATGCTGGAGAAGATGAAGCAAAGCCACTTCGTCAAGAAATACAGCGTGCAGTTCGTCAACGAGCGAGGAAGGCTTTCGGAGCCGTTCTACTTTGTCGAGCACAAGCCGCACGAGTGCTCGCAGACCTGGCAGGTGCTGCGCAGCGAGTTCGACAAGATGATGCTCGACAATGCCCGCGAGCACGGCGTGTCGGTCTACGAGGGTGCCCGCGTGCTGGAAGTACTCTTCGAGGGCGAGCGGGCGGTGGGCGTGCGCGTTCAGCTTGAAGATGGGACCGAGCACACGTTGCGGTCGCAAGTGGTGATCGACGCCAGCGGGCAAAGCTCGATGATCATGAGCCGGCTGGGGCTGCGAGAGTGGGACGCGGCACTGAAGAAAGCGGCGCTCTGGACCTACTGGGAAGGCGCCTACCGCGATGGCGGCCGCGACGAAGGCGGCACGATCGTGCTGCGCACCGAAGGCAAGCAGGGCTGGTTCTGGTACATCCCGCTGCACAACAACATCGTCAGCGTGGGCGTGGTCGCGGGCCACCAATATCTGTTCAAAGACCGCGCCGATCGCGACCATGAGACCATTTACAACGAAGAGGTTGCCCGCTGCCCCGGCTTGCAGCCGCGGCTGGCGGGAGCCAGGCGGACGGCCCCGTTCTACGCGGCCAAGGAATACTCTTATCGCTCGCGACAGGCGGCCGGCGACGGTTGGGTGCTGGTCGGCGACGCCTTCGGCTTTCTCGATCCGCTGTATTCGTCGGGCGTGTTGCTGGCGCTGAAATCGGGGGAGCTTGCGGCCGACGCCGTGGCCCAAGGGCTGGTCAAAGGCGACACTTCGGCCGCGCAGCTTGGCCGGTGGGAAGCGGAGTTCGTCCGCGGCATGGACCGCATGCGGCGGCTGGTCTGCGAGTTTTACGACGGCTTCAGCTTCGGGCGGTTCGTAAAACAGTATCCTCACCTCAAGGGCCATTTGACCGACCTCTTGATCGGCGATCTCTTCAAAGACAGCGTCGATGAAGTCAACGGCCCCATGGACGCCGTGCGGGCGGAGATGCAATTGACCGCCGCGCCTTCTTCCTCCTGA
- a CDS encoding four helix bundle protein codes for MALQNYRDLEVWQKAMTLAEECYRVTKMFPKEELFGMTSQIRRAAASIPANIAEGQGRQHTKEFLNFLSVARGSLKEIETHLILSQRVGLMTAQQLEPLLKLTDDISRMMSGLRKTLEKRL; via the coding sequence ATGGCGCTGCAGAACTACCGAGACCTCGAAGTGTGGCAGAAGGCGATGACGCTGGCAGAAGAGTGTTATCGGGTCACGAAGATGTTTCCGAAGGAAGAACTGTTCGGGATGACAAGTCAGATTCGCCGCGCGGCGGCTTCGATTCCGGCGAACATCGCCGAAGGTCAGGGACGACAGCACACGAAAGAATTCCTGAATTTTCTCAGCGTAGCACGGGGATCGCTCAAGGAGATCGAAACGCACCTGATCCTATCTCAACGAGTCGGCCTGATGACAGCCCAACAACTCGAGCCTCTGCTGAAACTCACCGACGACATCAGCCGCATGATGTCCGGCCTTCGCAAGACGCTCGAAAAGCGCCTCTAA
- a CDS encoding four helix bundle protein, giving the protein MALQTFRDLELWKVAMDLAEECYKATKRFPKEEMFGMTSQIRRAAASIPANIAEGQGRQSTKEFLNFLSIARGSLMEVQTHLLLAQRVGLLSAADLDPLLSLCERISQMISRLRQALEKKL; this is encoded by the coding sequence ATGGCACTGCAAACTTTTCGGGACTTGGAACTTTGGAAGGTGGCAATGGATCTGGCGGAGGAATGCTACAAGGCGACGAAGAGGTTTCCCAAGGAGGAAATGTTCGGGATGACCAGCCAGATACGTCGCGCGGCGGCGTCGATCCCAGCCAACATCGCGGAAGGTCAGGGGCGGCAGTCGACGAAGGAGTTTCTCAATTTTCTCAGCATAGCCCGGGGTTCGCTCATGGAGGTGCAAACGCATCTGCTGCTGGCGCAACGAGTCGGTCTGCTGAGCGCGGCGGACCTGGATCCGCTCCTGTCGCTGTGCGAGAGGATAAGCCAAATGATCTCTCGCCTTCGCCAAGCCCTCGAAAAGAAGCTCTGA
- a CDS encoding gamma-glutamylcyclotransferase family protein, whose product MYGVDKNPLAVEMAKLSLWLLTLAKDKPFTFLDHCVRSGDSLVGISSIEQLLRFSLDERVSTGPLLEQQRKQIENRLNAVKMLRKQIEEQPSNTPEDIERKSLMLKNADEQTRRLTYAADMLLAESWQPMSAAERESALNSALVQVEYKFKDLPVEELDADAKKRLHKAGVDGRFHWPLEFPEVFQNGGLEAFVCNPPFMGGQKITGALGEAFREFLVARLAAGRRGSADLCSYFFLRARQLLREGGQLGFLATNTIAQGDTREVGLEQLTADGCVIPRAVASCPWPGAANLEVAQVWVRRGAWRGPFVLDDKPASGITAFLSAPGTITGNPHRLKANEGKSFQGSIVLGMGFVLEPEEARRLIDKDPRNKDVLFPYLNGEDLNSRPDQSPSRWVINFFDWSMEKAKSARDCFHIVEEKVKSERLANKYSKTARERWWLYERWRPELYQSISGMQRALAISLVSKHMIAAWEPVAFVFSHALGVIASDEDRLFALVQSTPHEEWARHCGSTLETRMRYTPSDCFETFPFPSRFSTLGWIGSRYDERRHRVTDERQEGLTKTYNRFHDPDEASADIQELRQLHVEMDHAVAAAYGWTDLDLGHGFHETKQGIRFTIRELARREVLQRLLKLNHERYAEEVKQGLHEKKKPKATKGRKKTAANPATAPLFDAAADVEPSDQETADANGDVWYFAYGSNLWIDQKQDRTGAIRQGSERPRIATLADHRLAFNKQGAGGEVFANIIAAAHETVVGVIYRCNPDAMLKMVVKEGGYERRAVRVVTDDGEAVEAITYIAPPSSTTDERPPTSGYLTKIITGARQHGLPEEYIQQIELWATRGA is encoded by the coding sequence TTGTACGGCGTCGACAAAAATCCGCTGGCCGTGGAAATGGCGAAGCTTTCACTCTGGCTCTTGACGCTGGCCAAGGACAAGCCGTTCACGTTCCTCGACCACTGCGTGCGCTCGGGCGATTCGCTGGTCGGTATCAGCAGCATCGAACAGCTTCTGCGTTTCTCGCTCGACGAGCGGGTCAGCACCGGGCCGCTTTTGGAACAGCAGCGCAAGCAGATCGAAAACCGGCTCAATGCCGTAAAGATGCTCCGCAAGCAAATCGAAGAGCAGCCCTCCAACACACCTGAAGACATTGAGCGCAAATCACTGATGCTCAAAAACGCCGATGAGCAGACCCGCCGCCTGACCTACGCCGCCGATATGCTGCTGGCTGAAAGCTGGCAGCCGATGAGTGCCGCCGAGCGGGAATCGGCGTTGAACTCGGCCCTCGTGCAGGTCGAGTACAAATTCAAGGACTTGCCGGTCGAGGAGCTGGATGCCGACGCCAAGAAACGGTTGCACAAGGCAGGCGTCGATGGCCGTTTTCACTGGCCGCTGGAGTTTCCAGAAGTCTTCCAGAACGGAGGATTGGAGGCCTTCGTCTGCAATCCGCCGTTCATGGGCGGGCAGAAGATCACCGGCGCGCTAGGCGAGGCTTTTCGAGAATTCCTGGTCGCTCGGCTGGCCGCCGGCAGGCGCGGCAGCGCCGATCTCTGCTCGTACTTTTTCCTCCGCGCCCGGCAACTGCTGCGCGAAGGCGGCCAGCTTGGGTTCTTGGCCACAAACACCATTGCCCAGGGCGATACAAGAGAAGTTGGCCTGGAGCAACTAACCGCCGATGGCTGCGTGATTCCGCGCGCGGTGGCGAGTTGTCCCTGGCCCGGCGCTGCCAACCTCGAGGTGGCTCAGGTGTGGGTGCGGCGAGGTGCCTGGCGCGGGCCGTTTGTGCTCGACGACAAGCCCGCCAGTGGCATCACCGCCTTTCTTTCCGCACCCGGCACGATTACCGGCAACCCGCATCGTCTAAAAGCGAACGAAGGTAAATCGTTTCAGGGCTCGATCGTCCTCGGCATGGGCTTCGTGCTTGAGCCCGAGGAGGCTCGGCGGCTCATCGATAAAGACCCGCGCAACAAGGATGTGCTTTTTCCGTATCTGAACGGAGAAGACCTCAACTCGCGGCCCGACCAATCGCCGAGCCGCTGGGTCATTAACTTCTTTGACTGGTCGATGGAAAAAGCAAAGAGTGCTCGAGACTGCTTTCATATTGTCGAGGAGAAAGTAAAGTCGGAACGACTCGCAAACAAGTACAGCAAAACGGCAAGAGAGCGGTGGTGGCTCTACGAGCGCTGGAGACCTGAACTTTACCAATCTATCTCGGGGATGCAGCGAGCGCTTGCGATCTCCTTAGTCTCGAAGCACATGATCGCAGCCTGGGAGCCCGTTGCGTTTGTGTTTTCTCATGCGCTCGGTGTAATTGCTTCGGACGAGGACCGGCTTTTTGCGTTAGTGCAGTCCACACCGCACGAAGAATGGGCAAGACATTGCGGATCAACACTGGAAACCCGAATGCGGTATACGCCATCTGACTGCTTTGAGACGTTCCCATTTCCTTCGCGGTTCTCGACACTCGGTTGGATTGGTAGCCGCTATGACGAGCGTCGTCACCGAGTTACAGACGAACGACAAGAGGGACTTACCAAGACCTACAATCGTTTTCACGATCCAGACGAAGCCAGCGCCGACATCCAAGAACTCCGACAACTTCACGTTGAAATGGATCACGCCGTCGCCGCCGCCTACGGCTGGACCGATCTTGACCTTGGCCACGGCTTCCACGAGACGAAGCAAGGCATCCGTTTCACGATCCGCGAATTAGCCCGGCGTGAGGTCTTGCAGCGGCTCCTCAAGCTCAACCACGAGCGCTACGCCGAAGAAGTCAAGCAGGGCTTGCACGAGAAGAAGAAGCCGAAAGCCACGAAGGGCCGCAAAAAAACCGCCGCCAACCCCGCCACGGCCCCGCTCTTCGACGCCGCGGCTGATGTCGAACCAAGCGATCAGGAAACGGCGGACGCAAACGGCGACGTATGGTACTTTGCCTACGGCAGCAATTTATGGATCGACCAAAAGCAAGACCGCACCGGCGCGATCCGCCAGGGAAGCGAGCGGCCACGCATCGCGACGCTCGCCGATCACCGGTTGGCCTTCAACAAACAGGGCGCAGGCGGCGAGGTGTTTGCCAACATCATCGCGGCCGCGCACGAAACGGTTGTCGGCGTGATTTACCGCTGTAACCCCGACGCCATGCTGAAAATGGTTGTGAAAGAGGGCGGCTACGAGCGGCGCGCCGTGCGAGTGGTGACCGACGACGGAGAGGCCGTCGAGGCGATCACCTATATCGCGCCGCCGAGCAGCACCACCGACGAGCGGCCGCCGACCAGCGGGTATTTGACCAAAATCATCACCGGCGCCCGACAGCACGGCCTGCCGGAAGAGTACATTCAACAGATCGAGCTTTGGGCGACGCGGGGCGCGTGA
- a CDS encoding PIN domain-containing protein, translating to MLCLDANCVIYLVEKNPHWGPKIVARLAAAKAAGDTVAVCDLARAECLIGPLKSQDALVLADYQRFFSSSVVQMLAVTPAVCERAAEVRVASVMKIKLPDALHLAAAIVHGCGLFLTNDDQLKACGGITVEVLA from the coding sequence ATGCTATGTCTGGACGCGAATTGCGTGATTTATCTGGTGGAAAAGAATCCGCATTGGGGACCGAAGATCGTGGCTCGCTTGGCGGCGGCGAAAGCCGCCGGGGACACGGTTGCCGTGTGTGACCTTGCGCGTGCCGAGTGTCTCATCGGGCCGCTAAAATCCCAAGACGCACTTGTGTTGGCGGATTACCAGCGATTTTTCTCGAGTTCGGTGGTGCAGATGCTGGCTGTAACGCCCGCGGTCTGCGAGCGAGCCGCCGAGGTTCGCGTGGCGTCCGTCATGAAAATCAAGCTACCCGACGCGTTGCATCTCGCTGCTGCAATCGTCCACGGCTGCGGGTTGTTCCTGACGAACGACGATCAATTGAAGGCATGCGGCGGCATTACCGTGGAAGTGTTGGCATAA
- the drmA gene encoding DISARM system helicase DrmA — protein sequence MVRQRNGNWIVTLFLVNGQEEPRINKDSMWLFQPELIVQATDGSAIFCKKVNRQNAAKLDPLTAAENAAMEMLYRNYVEFAVGHGVSVHAETPPGVTDKAIRIKTRVIPAYEVCRTTPPTTADANRNSAFGKLAGLVIDMKELAEADPANLPGMLEPLVIAYDDWITNEAKRVPGLGHHKNAANAALDRCRNSLKRIKEGIALLDPKSKTYDAQAVDAFQFMNRAMWWQRTHSIYSEIIRRDEQVKFQDIDIPKNRSWFPFQIAFILLNMPGVTDLNHPDRSEQPDATADLLWFPTGGGKTESYLGLAAYTMGLRRLQGVVEGRSGEDGITVLMRYTLRLLTIQQFQRATALMCACEMIRRSEAKWGKSPFRIGLWVGRRTTPNTTKQSAEAVKLAHGQRDGASSVAGIGTPFQLTFCPWCGSKIERGKQDVIVEEFAQGAGRTFIYCGNPMGQRCPFTATGAPKEGLPVLVVDEEIYRRLPTMLIATVDKFAQMPWNGAVQMLFGQVTGQCDRHGYISPEIDDISPGGSGHPKTKTGYGPAKALPHNPLRPPDLIIQDELHLISGPLGTLVGLYETAIDKLCTWEVHGKKVRPKVIASTATIRRSMDQVHALFLRKVDVFPAHGLDVEDSFFSIQRAPSDQIPGRRYIGICAPGRRLKAALIRVYVAFLSSGQALYEKYGLAADPWMTLVGYFNSMRELGGMRRLVDDDVASRLRKMDRRGLAKRFFSGTDYLQELTSRMASSQIPLTLDRLEIPFDPVMQAKRKAMAKKQQFSGMPAKPLDVLLATSMISVGVDVKRLGLMVVGGQPKTTAEYIQATSRVGRSHPGIVCTVFNWARPRDLSHYETFEHYHATFYQHVEALSVTPFSPGALSRGLAALLVACVRLEGTEFNGNDKATLLATQANHQYVQEAIKVISDRAHLVGKDNKVAKFVKDELKRKVDCWQAEAQRTAGGRVLGYRDVRDGVTVNLLHHPGLKRWEEFTCLNSLREVEPTVKLILDDHHLDDDASAMAAPMPEPSTEDEEGSDE from the coding sequence GTGGTCCGCCAACGAAACGGCAATTGGATTGTGACGCTGTTCCTGGTCAACGGTCAGGAGGAGCCGAGGATCAACAAGGACTCGATGTGGCTCTTTCAGCCGGAACTGATCGTTCAGGCCACCGATGGCTCGGCCATCTTTTGCAAGAAGGTGAACCGGCAAAACGCCGCCAAGCTCGACCCGCTGACCGCGGCGGAAAACGCAGCGATGGAGATGCTCTATCGAAACTATGTCGAGTTCGCTGTAGGGCATGGGGTGAGCGTGCATGCGGAAACACCGCCCGGCGTGACCGACAAGGCAATTCGCATCAAAACACGAGTCATTCCGGCTTACGAGGTCTGCCGCACGACTCCGCCGACAACCGCCGATGCCAACCGCAACTCGGCATTCGGAAAGCTGGCCGGGTTAGTGATCGACATGAAGGAGTTGGCAGAGGCCGATCCGGCGAACTTGCCGGGGATGCTGGAGCCACTGGTGATCGCCTATGACGACTGGATCACGAACGAGGCGAAGCGGGTGCCCGGTTTGGGGCACCATAAGAATGCCGCCAATGCGGCCCTCGATCGCTGCCGCAACTCACTCAAACGAATCAAAGAAGGCATTGCGCTCCTCGACCCAAAATCGAAAACCTACGATGCCCAGGCGGTCGATGCCTTTCAATTTATGAACCGGGCCATGTGGTGGCAGCGGACGCACTCGATTTACTCCGAGATCATTCGCAGAGACGAACAGGTAAAATTCCAAGACATCGACATCCCCAAAAACCGCTCCTGGTTCCCCTTCCAGATCGCCTTCATCCTGCTGAACATGCCGGGGGTGACGGACCTCAACCATCCCGACCGCAGCGAGCAGCCTGATGCCACCGCCGACTTGCTTTGGTTCCCAACTGGCGGAGGCAAAACCGAAAGCTACTTGGGGCTGGCCGCCTACACGATGGGGCTGAGGCGGCTGCAAGGCGTGGTTGAAGGCCGGTCGGGCGAAGATGGCATTACTGTGTTGATGCGGTACACCTTACGGTTGCTGACCATCCAGCAGTTCCAGCGAGCGACGGCGCTGATGTGCGCCTGCGAGATGATTCGTCGTAGCGAAGCCAAATGGGGAAAGTCGCCCTTTCGGATTGGTCTGTGGGTCGGCCGTCGCACGACGCCCAACACCACCAAGCAAAGCGCCGAGGCAGTCAAGCTCGCCCACGGCCAACGAGACGGTGCGAGTTCCGTTGCCGGTATTGGCACGCCCTTTCAACTGACGTTCTGTCCCTGGTGCGGCAGCAAGATCGAGCGGGGAAAGCAAGACGTGATCGTAGAGGAATTCGCCCAGGGTGCGGGCCGCACCTTCATCTACTGTGGCAACCCAATGGGGCAGCGTTGCCCATTCACAGCCACGGGCGCCCCCAAAGAAGGTCTGCCGGTCTTAGTCGTCGATGAAGAGATTTACCGTCGCCTGCCGACGATGCTGATTGCCACCGTCGATAAGTTCGCCCAGATGCCGTGGAACGGGGCGGTGCAGATGCTCTTTGGCCAGGTGACAGGCCAGTGCGACCGGCACGGCTACATTTCTCCTGAGATCGACGACATCTCTCCGGGCGGCAGCGGCCATCCAAAAACGAAAACCGGTTACGGCCCTGCGAAAGCACTGCCGCACAACCCGCTGCGCCCGCCTGATCTCATCATCCAGGACGAACTTCATCTCATCAGCGGGCCGCTGGGCACGCTTGTGGGTCTATACGAGACGGCCATCGACAAACTCTGCACCTGGGAAGTACACGGCAAGAAGGTTCGACCCAAGGTTATCGCTTCAACGGCAACGATTCGCCGCTCGATGGATCAAGTTCATGCGTTGTTTCTGCGAAAGGTCGATGTGTTTCCGGCGCATGGCCTCGATGTCGAAGACAGTTTCTTTTCGATCCAACGAGCACCGAGCGACCAGATTCCGGGGCGGCGTTACATCGGCATCTGCGCCCCCGGCCGCCGGCTGAAGGCAGCCCTCATTCGTGTTTATGTCGCCTTCCTCTCGTCGGGTCAGGCCCTTTACGAAAAATATGGCTTGGCCGCCGATCCGTGGATGACGCTCGTGGGCTACTTCAATTCGATGCGTGAGCTAGGCGGAATGCGCCGCTTAGTGGATGACGATGTGGCAAGCCGACTGCGAAAGATGGATCGGCGAGGCTTGGCGAAAAGGTTTTTTTCCGGCACCGATTATCTCCAGGAACTCACTTCCCGCATGGCGTCGTCACAGATTCCTCTCACGCTCGATCGGCTCGAAATTCCGTTCGATCCCGTGATGCAGGCCAAGCGAAAGGCGATGGCAAAGAAACAGCAGTTCAGTGGAATGCCGGCCAAGCCGCTCGATGTATTGCTGGCGACAAGCATGATTTCCGTCGGTGTCGATGTGAAGCGGCTGGGCCTGATGGTTGTCGGCGGTCAGCCAAAGACAACTGCTGAATACATCCAGGCAACTAGCCGTGTGGGCCGCAGCCATCCGGGCATCGTCTGCACGGTTTTCAATTGGGCCAGGCCCCGTGATCTGTCGCACTACGAAACCTTCGAGCATTATCACGCCACCTTTTACCAGCACGTCGAGGCTCTTTCGGTGACGCCGTTCTCACCAGGGGCGTTGAGCCGTGGGTTGGCGGCGCTGCTCGTCGCTTGCGTGCGGCTGGAAGGAACCGAATTCAACGGCAATGATAAGGCAACGCTGCTCGCCACGCAGGCCAACCACCAATACGTGCAGGAGGCGATCAAAGTCATCTCCGACCGAGCGCATCTCGTGGGCAAGGACAACAAGGTTGCCAAGTTCGTAAAAGACGAACTGAAGAGGAAGGTTGATTGCTGGCAAGCCGAAGCACAGCGGACGGCGGGTGGCCGTGTGCTTGGCTACCGTGACGTGCGAGACGGCGTGACCGTGAACCTTCTTCATCATCCCGGCTTGAAGCGCTGGGAGGAGTTTACCTGCTTGAACTCGTTGCGGGAGGTTGAGCCAACCGTGAAGCTGATCCTGGACGACCACCATTTGGATGACGACGCCAGCGCAATGGCCGCTCCCATGCCGGAACCTTCGACCGAGGATGAAGAGGGGAGCGACGAGTGA
- a CDS encoding DUF1998 domain-containing protein, whose amino-acid sequence MNPPITKHDVGDLRPSQILTTFGVGSIIDLPNIAAMVMGLDDWPIHYSSEINEERLLVSVQNALGGQVKRLLTPPRTEETTGAPNAFDERAYIGVPVAPFPRWMVCPACQLLAPLSSDLFSLKTEPYHPERARYVHTRCQKKPGKPPTVVPARFVVACPHGHLDDFPWVEFVHQGRSNCRYRLRLREGISGEAADVLVVCEVCNSIRSMAHAFGPGNEQNLPPCRGRRPHLRDFEPEGCEVEHVRAMLQGASNSWFSVILSALSIPTSVDQLSQLVDDQWVTLEKAQSQQNIELLRQVGQLNDFAKFSDQQIWEAVQKKRSGGAQQAGEPTDLKSPEWEIFSNPAAAPPSRYFKLRVVQPPLGYRKIFDKIVLVERLREVRALIGFTRIESPGDYDTPFQVPKGQLAPLSRTEPKFVPSNEINGEGIFFEFSEETMVAWEKNLAAHDRLFYEAHQRWRESRNHPLPKAGYPSIRYILLHSFAHAVIRQLAVECGYTAASIRERIYSRIADEGSPMAGVLLYTAAPDSEGTLGGLVSLGETDTLGRHLNQALEAMRLCASDPLCAEHHPYRDGTLHGAACHACLFLPETSCERGNKYLDRSVLVKTLDKEHLAFFDCNVEEDEQQDEIG is encoded by the coding sequence GTGAACCCACCGATCACGAAACATGATGTCGGCGATCTGCGCCCCAGCCAAATCCTCACGACATTTGGCGTCGGCTCGATCATCGACCTACCTAACATTGCGGCGATGGTGATGGGGCTGGACGACTGGCCAATCCACTATTCGTCGGAGATCAATGAAGAACGGCTGTTGGTGTCGGTTCAAAATGCCTTGGGCGGCCAGGTGAAGCGGTTGCTAACGCCCCCTCGCACGGAAGAAACAACCGGCGCTCCCAACGCTTTCGATGAGCGTGCCTACATCGGCGTGCCGGTAGCTCCCTTTCCACGTTGGATGGTCTGCCCGGCGTGCCAGTTGCTTGCGCCGCTGAGTTCCGATCTTTTCTCACTCAAGACGGAACCCTATCACCCGGAACGAGCGAGGTACGTCCACACCAGATGCCAAAAGAAACCTGGGAAACCGCCGACCGTGGTGCCGGCTCGTTTTGTCGTTGCCTGCCCTCACGGACATCTCGACGATTTTCCGTGGGTGGAGTTCGTGCATCAGGGCCGCTCGAATTGCCGCTACCGGCTACGGTTGCGTGAAGGCATTTCCGGCGAGGCTGCCGATGTGCTCGTTGTCTGTGAGGTGTGCAATAGCATCCGCAGCATGGCTCATGCCTTTGGCCCCGGTAACGAGCAGAACCTTCCTCCATGCCGTGGTCGCCGACCTCACTTGCGAGACTTCGAGCCGGAAGGCTGCGAGGTCGAACACGTCCGGGCCATGCTCCAAGGCGCATCGAATAGCTGGTTCTCGGTAATCCTATCGGCGCTGTCGATACCAACCTCGGTCGATCAACTTTCACAGTTGGTGGACGATCAATGGGTCACGTTGGAGAAGGCCCAAAGCCAACAGAACATCGAGTTGTTGAGGCAGGTGGGGCAGTTGAACGACTTTGCCAAATTCAGTGACCAGCAGATTTGGGAGGCAGTGCAAAAGAAGCGTTCAGGCGGAGCGCAACAGGCGGGCGAGCCGACCGACCTTAAATCGCCCGAATGGGAAATCTTCTCGAATCCCGCAGCCGCTCCACCAAGCCGCTACTTCAAATTGCGAGTCGTACAACCGCCGCTCGGTTATCGAAAGATTTTCGACAAAATCGTGCTGGTCGAGCGGCTGCGTGAGGTGCGTGCGTTGATTGGCTTCACTCGCATAGAGTCGCCCGGCGATTACGATACGCCGTTTCAAGTGCCCAAGGGGCAACTCGCCCCTCTCTCCCGCACTGAGCCTAAATTCGTGCCTTCGAATGAGATCAACGGTGAAGGCATCTTCTTTGAGTTCTCCGAGGAGACGATGGTCGCTTGGGAGAAAAACCTGGCCGCCCACGACCGTCTCTTTTACGAAGCTCATCAGCGATGGCGGGAGTCTCGCAATCATCCCCTACCGAAAGCGGGCTACCCGTCGATTCGGTACATCCTTCTGCATTCGTTTGCTCATGCGGTGATTCGACAATTGGCCGTCGAGTGCGGCTACACGGCGGCCAGCATTCGAGAACGCATTTATTCCCGAATCGCAGACGAAGGGTCGCCAATGGCTGGCGTGTTACTTTACACGGCGGCACCAGATAGCGAGGGCACGCTTGGTGGACTCGTGAGCCTGGGCGAAACCGACACATTAGGCAGGCATCTCAACCAGGCCCTTGAAGCGATGCGGCTATGTGCATCCGATCCGCTATGCGCCGAACATCATCCCTATCGGGATGGAACTCTTCACGGGGCAGCCTGCCACGCTTGCTTGTTTCTGCCGGAGACCTCTTGCGAGCGTGGCAACAAGTACCTCGATCGTTCGGTTCTCGTGAAGACGCTCGACAAGGAACACTTGGCGTTCTTCGATTGCAACGTGGAGGAAGACGAGCAACAGGATGAGATCGGCTAA
- the drmC gene encoding DISARM system phospholipase D-like protein DrmC gives MQVVSDAVESCDVSDWPGSRHRLTSGIGHAHYRCLVGNFLDCWKLHAAESSCEAVASALRTAAYAEKSHQDSQGVELVWTGPEAGAVPCRRTEQALLQLIDGASERVVVVSYAVYNIPRICDSLVRAAGRGAKINVVVETPDRLEGQNTYSTLQALGAEVAANSSVYYWPLDNRAKDANGKRGILHVKCAVSDGETLFLTSANLTEYAFTVNMELGVLITGGELPKQVEQHFDRLIQTGVLARP, from the coding sequence ATGCAAGTCGTAAGCGATGCGGTTGAATCGTGCGACGTTTCGGATTGGCCCGGCTCACGACATCGACTGACCAGCGGAATTGGGCACGCACATTACCGCTGTCTCGTGGGCAACTTTCTCGATTGTTGGAAGTTGCACGCCGCTGAAAGTTCATGCGAAGCCGTGGCGTCGGCACTACGAACCGCTGCTTACGCAGAGAAGTCTCATCAAGACAGCCAAGGGGTCGAGCTAGTTTGGACTGGCCCGGAGGCGGGAGCCGTTCCATGTCGCCGCACTGAGCAGGCATTGCTCCAGTTGATTGACGGTGCGAGCGAGCGGGTAGTGGTGGTGAGCTACGCCGTTTACAACATTCCACGGATTTGCGATTCTCTTGTTCGTGCCGCAGGTCGGGGAGCCAAAATCAACGTGGTCGTAGAGACGCCCGATCGCTTAGAAGGCCAAAACACCTACAGCACGCTCCAGGCCCTTGGTGCCGAGGTCGCAGCGAATTCGAGCGTTTACTATTGGCCGCTCGATAATCGAGCGAAGGACGCAAACGGCAAGAGAGGCATTCTCCATGTCAAGTGCGCCGTTTCCGATGGAGAAACGCTCTTCCTCACGAGCGCCAACCTCACGGAGTACGCATTCACGGTCAACATGGAACTAGGCGTGCTTATCACCGGCGGCGAATTACCGAAGCAGGTCGAGCAGCACTTCGACCGCTTGATTCAGACCGGCGTATTGGCGAGGCCATAA